The genomic region GGATCAATATAGAGCGCAGGTTGCAAACCGCTCTGCTGTACTTCGAGCACCGCATCGGCATGAATATGCTTTTGAAGATCGTGATGGATTTTTTCAATCATGTTAAGGCGCAATCCGTTTTACTGTCCATTTATCGGTTTCTGCAGTGTACACGATTCGATCATGCAAGCGACTGCTTCTGCCCTGCCAAAACTCTACCCGCGTCGGTATAAGAAGATACCCACCCCAATTTGCCGGGCGTGGAATATGATCCTCGCCAGCATATTGTTCTTCAATCGCCCTCACTCGAATCTCAAGTTCTGATCGATCGACCAAATCGTGGCTCTGTGGAGACGCAATTGCGCCTATGCGAGAACCGCGCGGACGGGACGCGAAATACTCGTCGGAATCCGTAGCTGGCAATTTTTCAACGTAGCCCTCGATACGCACCTGACGCTGTAATTCCGGCCAAAAAAACAAAGCGCTAACCGATGGATTCAATTCCATCTCCTGCCCTTTTCGGCTTTCGTAATTGGTAAAAAAACTAAAACCGTTTGCTTTGATGTCCTTCAGTAATACAACGCGAGAAGAAGGTTTAAGATCGGTATTAACGGTAGATAAAACGAGTGCATTGACCTCGACCACTTCACTGTGGCGAGCCTCATTAAACCACTTCTCAAATTGTTCGATGGGATTTCCTAACACATCCGATTCGCTTAAGCTACTCAGCGCATAGTCTTGACGAATGGCAGCAATCTCCTTATGTTGAATCGACATAGTAGATATTTTTATTCCTACAAACTTAACAAAATAGCGAACTTTTTGGCGTTTTATTGGTAAAATATATAGGTATTTAGAAACGATTTACAACTTTATTATATAAATTTGATACAAGGCAACATCAATTTAATTATGTTCAACGAATTTATCCCCAAACGTGGAAGCTTGATTTTATCTGAACCTTTTATGCTGGATCAGAACTTTGAGCGCTCAGTTATCCTTCTTTGCGAACATGACATGGAAACCGGAACCGTTGGTTTGATTCTTAATCATCGATCTATGCTATACTTGTCTGACGTAATTGAAGGGATGGATAACATGGAGGTTCCTTTGTATTTTGGTGGACCTGTAGAAGGGGACGCATTATTTTTCGTACATAAGGCTCATGACAAGCTCATGAGTGGCAATCACATTATTGACGATCTGTATTGGGGTGGAGATTTTGATCGTCTGAAAGATTTATTGAACGAGGGTTTGATCAGCAATGAGGAAGTTAAACTTTTTCTGGGATATTCAGGCTGGTCACCCGATCAACTAAATAACGAGATTCAGCAGAACTCCTGGGCAGTACACAATTCTTTCAATATTGATTTAGCCTTTATCACAGATGGTGAAGACCTTTGGAAGGAGGCTATTATCAGCATGGGACCAAAGTATGCGCATGTAGCGAACTTCCCGAAACGTCCGGAATTCAACTAAACTAGAAACAAACATCAACCATATGAAGAATACTATTTCTAAAGCGCTATTTTGCGCTGCTGCCACTACGTTCGTAGCGTGCAACGGTGCAAATTCTGCTGGGACAAACCCGGCAGATACCACAGCACAGGATACCACGAAACTACCTCCGGTAGAAACCAACAAAGGAAACACAGACTATAAGCCGGCTTTCGAAGGACAAACCCGTATTGCGGGCGTAAAAACAACAACTCCATTTGCAGGCAAAGTGGTTGCGGAAGGTTTGAAAAGTCCGTGGGGCATTGCTTCCCTACCTGACGGTCGCTTGTTAATCACCGAAAAAGAAGGCACGATGCGCATCGTAGATCCCGCAAGCGGAAAAGTATCGGATGCGATTACTGGTATTCCAAAAGTGGATACACAGGGGCAAGGCGGCTTATTAGGAATCACGTTAGACCCTGAATTCGAGAGCAACCGCATGGTTTACTGGGTATTCGCCGAGCCTGTATCCGGTGGAAATCATACTGCCGTTGGAAAAGGCAAGCTTTCGGCAGATGAGAAGAAGATCGAGGGCGCCAGCGTAATTTATCAAGCATTGCCAACCTATAACGGCAAACTGCACTATGGTGGCCGTATAATTTTTGACAAAGAGGGAAACTTATTCGTTTCTACGGGTGAGCGTTCTGATTTAGAAACTCGTCCGCAATCGCAACAGTTGAACTCTGCGTTGGGTAAAATCGTGAGAATAACGAAGGATGGCAAACCAGTTGCTGGAAATCCATTTGAAGGACAGGCGGATGCAAAACCCGAGATTTACAGCTATGGACATAGGAATACCCAAGGTCTGGCGTTTAATCCGGTTACCGGAGACTTATGGAACTCGGAATTCGGACCGCGCGGTGGTGATGAGATCAATATTGTATCGCCGGGCAAGAATTACGGCTGGCCAACAATTACATACGGTATTGAATACAAGGGTGATGCAATTGGCAACCCTCCTATCCAGCAAAAAGAAGGTTTAGAACAGCCTGTTTACTACTGGGACCCGGTGTTATCGCCAAGTGGTATGACTTTCTATACGGCGGACAATGTGCCTGAATGGAAAAACAACTTGTTTATCGCTGGATTGAGCAGTACGCACATCGCCCGATTGGTTATTAAGGACAACAAGGTTGTTGGAGAAGAGCGATTATTGCAATCAGAAGGCCAACGATTCAGAGACGTTATCCAAGGCAAGGATGGCGCCTTATATGCCGTGACTGACTCTGGAAAGGTATATAAAGTTGACAAGCAGTAAATCTGTATATTGACTGAATAATAAAAGGCGGATTGCAAGTTGAGCAATCCGCCTTTTTATTTTGATACAATAACAATTACTCGCTGATACACTACAATTATGGAGGTAATTAGGATGCTACATTTTTTTATTCCATGAAATAATATGTAGATAGCATTAACAACAAGCTTGATAAAAAGAATAAAATATAAACACTAAGAAATTTATTTTCTGTTTTTGTTATAATTATAATCTAAAAATTATTTACATTGCGAAACGTTACTTAATTTAATGAATGAAGTTAATCTTTCTAAGTTTAGAAACTATCGAAAAGAATATTGATTCTATTATTAATTTTTTCATATTAAGAAACAAATAAGTTTTTTTATAAAATAAAAATGGATGTTTTTTCTTTTATTTGACTTATATTTGAAATACACACCAACAAACGGATAATGTTTAAAATAATATAACATTACTATTTTTATAATTTAATACTTAATATTACGAAGTAATTCGGTTTATTCGGGTGTATAAGACGCATACGCATCTCTTTTTATTAAAGAACAATATGAATTCAGTTGAAAAACTCTTTATCAATCCAACTAATAAAAACCAAAAGCTCGCACGCACTGCGAAGAAGAAATTCAAAGTGTTGCAGGCTGTATATTTATTAGACCGCGCTTCAGTCAACGAACTGATGTTAAATCTAGACCTAAGCTTCCCTACCCTAAATACATTAATCGTTGATTTACTAGACCAAAAATTGATTACGCAGCATGAGCGTGGTGAATCTATTGGTGGTAGGAAGCCTAATCTATATCAACTGAAGAATGAGTTGTTTCGGGTTCTTTGTATCGAGATGGATCGATTCAACAGCAGCCTTTCGTTTATCGATAATAACGGCAATTTATTAGCAAGAACGCTACGCTATCCGTTGATGCTCAGCCGCGACGTTAGCAGCCTTCCGGCTTTTATCGATATTATCCGACAGTATGTTGCTGACCAAGGCATAGAATGGTCACAGGTGACGGGACTTTCGATTTCGATGCCCGGACTAATCAACAAGGACACCGGCGAAAACTATACCTTCTTCCATGCGGCGAACTTCAACCTGCAAACACATCTTGCGGAGACTTTCAATAAAACGACTTGTATTACAAACAGTGTGAATATTGCGTCGATTGCAGAAATGCATTATGGTCTTCTAAAAAATCGCGAAGAGGGCTTGGTTGTGTTAATTGATTGGGGAGTTTCCGTAGGCATTATTTCGGATGGTAAAGTGTTCCAAGGAAAGCATGGTTTTGCCGGGGAAATGGGGCACATCAGTTTTGTAGAAGACGGCGAACTGTGCTACTGCGGTAAACGTGGCTGTCTAGAAACTGTAGCCTCTGGCACAGCGCTCGTCAAGCGTGCAAAAAATGATATTGCAAACGGCACGCCTACATTAATTACCAATATGTTTAACGATCAGGATCTACGCCCAATTGACATCCTGAAGGCGGCAGTTGATGGCGACCAATACGCTATTGAGCTTATTTCTGATGTCAGCGCGCATTTGGGAAAGGCGATAGCGCAATTCCTTCAGGTTTTGAATCCCGAATGTATTGTCCTATCGGGAAGCTTTGCCTCCGCAGCCTCTTTGATCACCAACCCAATACAACAGCAGATACAAACTTATACGATGGGTAAAATATCGAAAGATTGTGAGCTATATGTTTCTGAGCTATCCGACAGAGGAGCGATTCTGGGGCTTAGCCGATTCTTTATTGAAAAATACTTCGCCGACAAACTGAAGCTAGCTTAAGCAATGATACTGTTAAGGTTAGGTTAGGACATAATTATATTTTGTCATTTTCCTAATTTTCGAAGGCCTTAAATTCGTATTCTACAGCAATCTTGATACCTTTGCGTATTAATTCCATGCTATGAGAGTATTTAATTTAAGGTCTTTCAACATTCTGTTGATCTCCACCTTAGTCCTGTTCGCTTCGTGTAAAACCTCGTATTACCAAGCTACAGTAAGCAACAAACAAATGCTTGCAATCGACAATAGTATCGCCGAAGACAGCAGCATTAGTAATTATATCGAGCCCTATAAAGTTCAGCTGGATGCAGCAATGAATCGTGTAATCGGTGTTGCACCGGAAAACATGATTCATAATCGCAATCTTCCGGAAACCAACTTAAGCAACTTCTTTATTGATGCATTATTGGCGATCGGAAAGAAAATAGATCCGGAAGTATCCTTTTCCTTGGCCACAAAAGACGGTATTCGCTCGAGCATTAAAGAAGGTGATGTAACGGTTCGAACAATTTTTGAATTAATGCCTTTTGAGAATTATGTTACGATTTTAGAATTAAAAGGTGCTGATGTAATAACCTTAGCGAATTTTATCGCGAAGTCCAATGGTCAACCTGTGGGTAATGTTAAAATAAAGATCAAGGATAAGCAATTAGTCGCCTTTAAGATTAATAACGAGGCCATCGACCCAAATAAGACATATAAATTAGTGACTTATGATTTCGTTGCTAATGGTGGCGATCATGTAGAAGGATTAAGCAATCCTATTCAGTCGCATACCTCATCGGAGCGTGTCAGAGAGGCTTTAATCAGTCATATTGAAGAGTTAACAAAAGCGGGTAAAAAAGTAGAAGCGAAATTAGATGGAAGAGTTGAAATCATTAAATAGAAGAGCATTCTTAAAAAGTTTGGCGGCACTGGGTGCCACAGCAAGCTTGGGCAGTCTTCCATTGGAAAGCTTTGCGAAAGCAAAGGATATTAAACTGACTATCCTACATACGAATGATGTGCATAGCCGTGTAGAGCCTTTTCCGATGGACGGGTCGCGATTCCAGGGATTAGGAGGTGTGGCGCGCCGCAGTACCTTAATCAAGAAAATCCGTGCAGCAGAGGACAATGTATTACTATTTGATGCAGGCGATATATTTCAGGGAACTCCGTATTTCAATGTGTTTGACGGGCAGGTGGAACTGGAGTTGATGTCCAAGCTAGGCTATGATGCCGGGACATTCGGCAACCATGAATTTGACAACGGATTGAATGGGTTATTGAAGCATTTTGATAAGGCTAATTTCCCTTTTGTGTCTTCGAACTATGACTTTACCGGAACCGTCATGGAAGGCAAAACAAAAGACTATTTAATATTCAATAAGCAAGGTGTGAAGATTGGAGTCTTTGCAGTCGGTGTAAATTTAGAAGGTCTCGTAGATCCAAACAGCTATAAAGGCATGAAGATTTCTGACCCAATCGAGGTTGCAAACAAAATGACGCCATTTCTGAAAAAAGAGATGAAATGCGATTTGGTCATCTGCCTGTCTCATATCGGCTATAGCTATGATACAGATCAGGTGTCGGATCTCGTCTTAGCAAAAAACAGCCGCTACATCGATCTGATCATCGGAGGCCATACACATACTTTTCTGGATAAACCTACCGAGGTTAAGAATCTGGACAACGAAATAACATTGGTTAATCAGACTGGCCGTTCCGGTGTGAACCTAGGTCGAGTAGACTTTATTTTAAACAAGCAGAAGGGAACCAAGAAAGTCTTGGCCCAGAATTATATCATTGACGCAAGTTTGGATAAAAAATCATTCGCTTAATCTAATTACGTCTTTAAATAGCATAACGTATTGAAATCACTTCTTAGACTCTATATAAATTCCTATAAAGGTTTATCTCCGGCAGCTTGGTTATTGGCATTGGTCATGTTGATCAACCGTACCGGCTCGATGGTAATTCCGTTTTTGGGGATTTACATGTCTGAGGAGTTACATTTCAGCAAGCCTCAGATAGGGATTGTACTGGGCTGTTTTGGATTGGGTTCGGTTTGTGGATCCTGGCTGGGCGGCTGGCTTACAGATCGATTGGGAAGCTATAAGGTCCAGATTTGGAGTTTAATTGGCGTAATTCCCTTATTTCTTATTCTCCCCAATTTCCGGACATTCGAAGGCTTAGCATTTATGATTTTCAGTCTTTCCCTGGTTGCCGATGTATTTCGTCCGGCAAACTCGGTTTCCGTTGCGCGTTATGCAAAACCTGAGAATATCACACGGGCTTATTCCCTAAACCGCATGGCGGTCAATCTAGGTTTTTCGATCGGCCCTGCATTAGGTGGATTTCTGGCTGGGTTTTCTTACGACTGGATCTTTTACGGTAATGCTATAGGTGCTGCTGTCGCTGCCGTAGTTTTTGTGTACTTCTTCCGTAATCGTGCGCCGAAGTCGAATCTTCAGGAAGTTCATAAGCGAAGTCTCGACAAGGATGAGGCTCCGGAACGTAGCGCCTACCGAGATGGCTTATTTATCGTATTCAGCGTATTCTGCTGCTTTTTCTCGATGGCGTTCTTTCAGTTATTAGGAACTCTATCTCTTTTCTATAAAGAAGTTCACTTGTTGAATACTGGACAAATAGGTTTATTACTAGGATTTAGTGGATTTGTGATTGTACTATTTGAAATGGTTTTGGTTCATCTAGTAGAACATCGATTCAGCGTTCGCCAAATTATGCTCTGGGGTACTGCCATCGCTGGACTCTCCTATCTGATGCTCAATATTGATTTTGGAATTGCTTGGCTATTCTTTGCGATGTTCTTATTGTCTACTGGAGAAATGCTGACCTTGCCTTTCACTGCAACAGTCGCCATTCAACGAGCGGGAAAAAGAAATCAAGGTGCTTATATGGGACTCAATTCCCTATCCTTTGCGACAGCGAACATCTTTGCGGCATACATCGGAACCTATTTGGCAGAACATTATGGCTACTCTACACTTTGGTTAGTGACTGGATCGACGTTGATCTTATGCGGGTTTGGCTTCTATTGGATTATCGGGAAGATGAAAACAGTTTAACCTACATTACGTTCGTAGGGAACACGTGTTGCAATGGAACGTCCGAGCGTAATTTCATCGACATATTCCAATTCACCTCCGAAGGAAATCCCACGTGCAATCGTACTGATCTGAATTTGAAACTCCCGCAGCTTACGGTATAAATAGAATATGGTGGTATCACCTTCCATTGTTGCGCTCAGGGCCAAGATTACTTCTTGAATTTCACCATTGCGAACACGTTCAACAAGACCTTCGATTTTCAGGTCCGCAGGTCCAACGCCCTCCATGGGAGAAATCAATCCACCTAAGACATGGTACACTCCATTAAACTGGTTGGTATTCTCAATGGCCATCACATCACGAGTGTCTTCCACAACGCAAACTAAGCTATGATCGCGTTTTTGAGAGCTACATATCTCACATGTATCGTGATCAGAAATATTAAAACAGGTCTTACAATACTTAATGTCGCTTTTCAGCCGATCCAACGAATTAGTAAAACGCGAAACATCAGCGTCAGATTGCTTCAACAAGTGCAAAACTAACCGGAGCGCAGTCTTCTTCCCTACCCCTGGCAACTTCCCAAACTCCTCTACGGCTTGTTCTAATAGTTTAGATGAAAAATTCATTCTCCAAAATTACAAAATAATAGGAAATAACAAGTGGTTGTATCATTAACGATGACAACCACATTCTTACACTATGAATAAAATTATTAGATGACTTTAGAAGTCCCTATAATCCCATGTTCCTCGGTAGGGTCTCGTCTTGAGATTGTTGGCATAAGCATTATCAAACTCCTCTTTTCTAGGATCCCATTTTAATGGCTTTTGAAGCTGATAAGCAATATTAATCGCATTACATACCGTAGCAGTGCGATGTCCGATTTCGACGTCGCATATTGGCTTAGAACGCTTTTTAATTGCGTCAATAAAATCCCTATAGTGGTTTTCGGAGTAATAGACTTTTCGGTCTTTTTCCGGAATAACGAGCTTTGGCAGGTTTCCCTTGTCAGAAGTTAGAAACTCTCGCGATACTTCAATCTTACCTTCCGTCCCTAAGAATTGAATAGCATTGAATTTTCCCCAAGATTTGTGATGTACTTTTATTCCATTCTTGTAAGTATAATACAGACCTTCTTTAGCGTTCGATTGATCTGGTGGAGTGAATGATACAGGGCCCGAATGATCCATATCAAGTGCCCACTGCACAATATCAAACATGTGTGCTCCCCAATCAGTGATATATCCACCGCCAAAGCCGTGGTATAGACGCCACATAGCCCACTCCTTTGCGTCCAATAAGGGACTCAGCACCGGATGGTATCCCCGATATAGCGACGGGCCAATCCACATATCCCAATCCAGATGTGCAGGAGCCTCCAACCAGGGCAAATCGCATTCTTTTACTGGCTCACCGACCGACACATTTACTTCTTTGATATCGCCGATGTAGCCATTTCGTATTAAGTCAGCTGCTTGACGGAAGTTGTAGTAAGAACGTTGCATGCTACCGGTCTGCAATACTCGCTTGTATTTGCGAACCGCATCGACCATCGCCCGACCTTCATCAATAGTGAGAGCAAGCGGCTTCTCACAATAGATATCCTTGCCTGCCTTTGCAGCATGAACCACGTGCAGGGCATGCCAGTGATCGGGCGATGCGATAATGACCGCATCAACGTCTTTGCGTTCTAACAATTCACGATAATCCTTATAGCCTTGTACCTGATGTCCTGATTTTTCGGCATTTGCTTTATTCGCATTCTCCAGAAATCGATTGAGTTTGCTGCTATCGACATCAGCCGCTGCAACGATCATGGTTTCTGGAAGCGCCATATGCCCTCTGAGAAGCGTACCTACTTGCTTCCCTACGCCAATATATCCCAAGTTAATGCGATCGCTCGGGGCTATAAAACCATTGCCCCCTAGTACGTGTCTCGGAAGTATTGTAAATGCTGCTGCAGCAAGTGCAGTTGAGCTAATAAATTTACGTCTGTTCATTCTTAGGTTTAGTTGTTTGCTCAAATAGGTTTATTTCCTAAATATAATTAGAGGCAGCCGATTTTCAAAATTGGGCATATCATTTGACTACATTTTCTTGATAAAAACAACGGTTTAACGTTCGAAAATTATTAAGAAAACGTTATATT from Sphingobacterium sp. BN32 harbors:
- the pdxH gene encoding pyridoxamine 5'-phosphate oxidase, translating into MSIQHKEIAAIRQDYALSSLSESDVLGNPIEQFEKWFNEARHSEVVEVNALVLSTVNTDLKPSSRVVLLKDIKANGFSFFTNYESRKGQEMELNPSVSALFFWPELQRQVRIEGYVEKLPATDSDEYFASRPRGSRIGAIASPQSHDLVDRSELEIRVRAIEEQYAGEDHIPRPANWGGYLLIPTRVEFWQGRSSRLHDRIVYTAETDKWTVKRIAP
- a CDS encoding YqgE/AlgH family protein, translating into MFNEFIPKRGSLILSEPFMLDQNFERSVILLCEHDMETGTVGLILNHRSMLYLSDVIEGMDNMEVPLYFGGPVEGDALFFVHKAHDKLMSGNHIIDDLYWGGDFDRLKDLLNEGLISNEEVKLFLGYSGWSPDQLNNEIQQNSWAVHNSFNIDLAFITDGEDLWKEAIISMGPKYAHVANFPKRPEFN
- a CDS encoding PQQ-dependent sugar dehydrogenase — its product is MKNTISKALFCAAATTFVACNGANSAGTNPADTTAQDTTKLPPVETNKGNTDYKPAFEGQTRIAGVKTTTPFAGKVVAEGLKSPWGIASLPDGRLLITEKEGTMRIVDPASGKVSDAITGIPKVDTQGQGGLLGITLDPEFESNRMVYWVFAEPVSGGNHTAVGKGKLSADEKKIEGASVIYQALPTYNGKLHYGGRIIFDKEGNLFVSTGERSDLETRPQSQQLNSALGKIVRITKDGKPVAGNPFEGQADAKPEIYSYGHRNTQGLAFNPVTGDLWNSEFGPRGGDEINIVSPGKNYGWPTITYGIEYKGDAIGNPPIQQKEGLEQPVYYWDPVLSPSGMTFYTADNVPEWKNNLFIAGLSSTHIARLVIKDNKVVGEERLLQSEGQRFRDVIQGKDGALYAVTDSGKVYKVDKQ
- a CDS encoding ROK family protein; translation: MNSVEKLFINPTNKNQKLARTAKKKFKVLQAVYLLDRASVNELMLNLDLSFPTLNTLIVDLLDQKLITQHERGESIGGRKPNLYQLKNELFRVLCIEMDRFNSSLSFIDNNGNLLARTLRYPLMLSRDVSSLPAFIDIIRQYVADQGIEWSQVTGLSISMPGLINKDTGENYTFFHAANFNLQTHLAETFNKTTCITNSVNIASIAEMHYGLLKNREEGLVVLIDWGVSVGIISDGKVFQGKHGFAGEMGHISFVEDGELCYCGKRGCLETVASGTALVKRAKNDIANGTPTLITNMFNDQDLRPIDILKAAVDGDQYAIELISDVSAHLGKAIAQFLQVLNPECIVLSGSFASAASLITNPIQQQIQTYTMGKISKDCELYVSELSDRGAILGLSRFFIEKYFADKLKLA
- a CDS encoding 5'-nucleotidase C-terminal domain-containing protein, which translates into the protein MRVFNLRSFNILLISTLVLFASCKTSYYQATVSNKQMLAIDNSIAEDSSISNYIEPYKVQLDAAMNRVIGVAPENMIHNRNLPETNLSNFFIDALLAIGKKIDPEVSFSLATKDGIRSSIKEGDVTVRTIFELMPFENYVTILELKGADVITLANFIAKSNGQPVGNVKIKIKDKQLVAFKINNEAIDPNKTYKLVTYDFVANGGDHVEGLSNPIQSHTSSERVREALISHIEELTKAGKKVEAKLDGRVEIIK
- a CDS encoding metallophosphoesterase produces the protein MEELKSLNRRAFLKSLAALGATASLGSLPLESFAKAKDIKLTILHTNDVHSRVEPFPMDGSRFQGLGGVARRSTLIKKIRAAEDNVLLFDAGDIFQGTPYFNVFDGQVELELMSKLGYDAGTFGNHEFDNGLNGLLKHFDKANFPFVSSNYDFTGTVMEGKTKDYLIFNKQGVKIGVFAVGVNLEGLVDPNSYKGMKISDPIEVANKMTPFLKKEMKCDLVICLSHIGYSYDTDQVSDLVLAKNSRYIDLIIGGHTHTFLDKPTEVKNLDNEITLVNQTGRSGVNLGRVDFILNKQKGTKKVLAQNYIIDASLDKKSFA
- a CDS encoding MFS transporter, translated to MKSLLRLYINSYKGLSPAAWLLALVMLINRTGSMVIPFLGIYMSEELHFSKPQIGIVLGCFGLGSVCGSWLGGWLTDRLGSYKVQIWSLIGVIPLFLILPNFRTFEGLAFMIFSLSLVADVFRPANSVSVARYAKPENITRAYSLNRMAVNLGFSIGPALGGFLAGFSYDWIFYGNAIGAAVAAVVFVYFFRNRAPKSNLQEVHKRSLDKDEAPERSAYRDGLFIVFSVFCCFFSMAFFQLLGTLSLFYKEVHLLNTGQIGLLLGFSGFVIVLFEMVLVHLVEHRFSVRQIMLWGTAIAGLSYLMLNIDFGIAWLFFAMFLLSTGEMLTLPFTATVAIQRAGKRNQGAYMGLNSLSFATANIFAAYIGTYLAEHYGYSTLWLVTGSTLILCGFGFYWIIGKMKTV
- the recR gene encoding recombination mediator RecR, translated to MNFSSKLLEQAVEEFGKLPGVGKKTALRLVLHLLKQSDADVSRFTNSLDRLKSDIKYCKTCFNISDHDTCEICSSQKRDHSLVCVVEDTRDVMAIENTNQFNGVYHVLGGLISPMEGVGPADLKIEGLVERVRNGEIQEVILALSATMEGDTTIFYLYRKLREFQIQISTIARGISFGGELEYVDEITLGRSIATRVPYERNVG
- a CDS encoding Gfo/Idh/MocA family protein, whose product is MNRRKFISSTALAAAAFTILPRHVLGGNGFIAPSDRINLGYIGVGKQVGTLLRGHMALPETMIVAAADVDSSKLNRFLENANKANAEKSGHQVQGYKDYRELLERKDVDAVIIASPDHWHALHVVHAAKAGKDIYCEKPLALTIDEGRAMVDAVRKYKRVLQTGSMQRSYYNFRQAADLIRNGYIGDIKEVNVSVGEPVKECDLPWLEAPAHLDWDMWIGPSLYRGYHPVLSPLLDAKEWAMWRLYHGFGGGYITDWGAHMFDIVQWALDMDHSGPVSFTPPDQSNAKEGLYYTYKNGIKVHHKSWGKFNAIQFLGTEGKIEVSREFLTSDKGNLPKLVIPEKDRKVYYSENHYRDFIDAIKKRSKPICDVEIGHRTATVCNAINIAYQLQKPLKWDPRKEEFDNAYANNLKTRPYRGTWDYRDF